TGTGTTTTCCTCAACATCAGACCATACCTCAGCACTATCAGTATTTCCCTTAAGTGTGATGATTCTGCCCTCTTTAAGGAAGGTCACACTCAGAGGTTTTGTGTTAAGAATGATAGGGGTGAACTGATCTAACCAATTCATCCCAAGTACCATATCATAGCCCCCAAGGTGTAATACTCTCATAGGAAAATGGAATTCTTCTCCCTGCATGGTCCACTTAAACTTGGGACACCATTCTTCACTTAACATATGTTGTCCATTGGCCACAACTACTCTCAGAGGTTGAGCAGAGGAATATACCATTCATGTTATGCCTTTAGCTACTCTTGGGCTAATGAAGCTATGAGTAGATCTACTATCTACCAAGATCAACATTGATAACTTCTTCACCTTTCCCTGTATCTTGATAGTAGAGGGTGAAGTAGTCATTCCTAAGGCCACATTCATTGACAATTCTGCATGTTCCTCTTCTACCACAGCCAAGGTTTCTTCCATATTTTCAGTGGCTTCAGTACCTTCCCTTGCATCATGATAGACCTCCTCTTGTTCTGCTCCATTAGTGCTTGTCATTAGGTTTAAGGTCTTTGGTTTACATTGATGACCAGGGTAATATCTCTCATGACACCTGAAACAGATGTTTCTTTCTCTTATCTGATCATAGGTTAGGTTCTTTGGGTGGTTGGTGACTGCAGTACCAAAAGGGGCTGCCTAGTTGTGTGGATAGCCTGGTATGGGAGGAGTGTTTCTGGTGGGGTAGGTGAGTCTGAGTGGTTCATTATAGGTGAGAGGGAGAGGGTTCTGAGGAAAGGTGACTCTTGGGGTAGTGGGATGGTAATTTCAGGTGGCATTTTGAGGGGGTCGATATAAGTGTTTTGCAAAGCTTTTAAGGCATCTTCTTATAGGTTGGCTACTTCATAGGTGTCTAAAAGAGTTGAGGGGTTATAGATCCTAACCAAGTACTTAATTTCAGGCTTCAATCCACTCACAAAACTAGCTACAAAGTGCAGCTCATTCAAGTGAGGGTTGATCATCATCATGTGAATCCTTAACTCCTCAAACTTTTCTTGGTATCCTTCTATGCTACCCTCTTGCCTCAATTTGCTAAACTCATCAATAATATCTAGGGGTCTGATATAGCCAAACCTCCTACAGATATCCATACAAAATAAAGTCCATTCCACTATTCCTCCTCTATCAATAATATAAGCATCAAACCAGTTATCCACCTTATCTTTGAGGTGTATCGCAATATAAGTCATTTTCTGATGGTTAGGTACTTTATTGATTTCGAAATACCTGTCACATCTTCTTATCCAAGACCTGGGGTTGGTCCCATCAAATTCAGGAAACATAAGTTTGCCCTTTGGAACCTCAGTTGTGGCTATTTGCAGATGTTGATTCCCTGCTTCTGTAGTTCCAACTGGAGTAGGTAAAATTGGAGGCTGGGGGTTTCTCTACACAGGAGCATGTGGAAAAGCTATATCTCGAGCATCAGCTACTGAAGGAGGTGTGAGTGGAGTTGTAGATTGAGCTGGTTGTCGAACACTCCCTCCACTAGTTGCTCTCCTACGGACAAGGATACTGTTTGAGCATATGAAGATCCAATCGTAGGTGAAGGTGTCTCTGGTGCTCGATCCTTCATCAACTGCTGAAGAGTCAACTCAAGCTTCCTCTGAGTTTCAGCATTCTGAGATTGAGTCTCATCCATTTTGTCAACCCTTATCGACACAGATCTGATTCTAGTGGTTAATTGTTGGACCTGAGCATCCAATTTTTTGATGCTATCTTCGATGCCTTTCAGTTTTTGATCAGCCATGGTGGTTGGAGGAccaatgctctgataccaaatgtTACTCTTACACTTAATAAAGTAACGGAAAAGATGAACTTTCAGCtaatgagaagaagaagaagaagaagaagaagaagaagaagaagaagaagaagaagaagaagaagagggaagaaagaagagagaattAGGagaggaaatttagatagatttCATTCATAGCTAATCATTGGAATACAGAGAATATAAATAATGACTACTCTGTCAAATCCGTTGCCTAGGGATCCGTAACTACTGCCAACTATGGGAccaatgctctgataccaaatgtTACTCTTACACTCAATAAAGTAACAGAAAATATGAACTTTCAGCtaatgagaagaagaagagggaagaAACAAGAGAGAATTAGGAGAGGAAATTTAGGACAACAATTCTGTACTACTCTCCAATAGGACTAAAAGGACTGGAATTTAAATTACATAGGACTAAATTGCTATAATTAAAACTATGGGACTAATGTGACAACTATTACTAACTATATTAACTACCATCAATGTAACAAAT
The Nicotiana sylvestris chromosome 11, ASM39365v2, whole genome shotgun sequence DNA segment above includes these coding regions:
- the LOC138881793 gene encoding uncharacterized protein — translated: MVYSSAQPLRVVVANGQHMLSEEWCPKFKWTMQGEEFHFPMRVLHLGGYDMVLGMNWLDQFTPIILNTKPLSVTFLKEGRIITLKGNTDSAEVWSDVEENTAKLLQQGSNCCLVKLYDLSQQTPEVDVPAPVLELLQKDADIFEEPMALPPTKSCDHTITLMPDTHPFSLRPYRYSHEQKEAIEHMITEMLKVRTMVPSQS